The genomic segment ACATGAAAGGGGAATAGAGCATATCATTAGTGCATTAACTTCCAGGTGTTAAAACAGTTGTACTTATTAACACTCCTCTCAGTGTTAAGTGCCTGGGAGTTGATGTTCTGCTGCATAATGAGTGTTGCTGTGACAGTCTGCTGTCTTGCCAGCCTCGCCTCTTCTAGTAAATTGATGTGACTCAGGTGTGAGGGGGAGGTTGCAAGTCTAGACTGTAAGTGCAGACTCTGGTGTCTGTATTTACCTGCTGAGCTTTTATACTCGTGTACTTCAGTGAGAGAAAAGCTTTTATAATCAAACCAGCAGTATATAGGCCAGACAGACCACAGATGGCAATGCTTTTTATGCATAATATTTGTTTTTCTAGGCTAACAACTGTAATCTCTCCCCCTGTGGATGTTATTGCTTCTTGTGTCAATTGTTTGACGGTACTGGCTGCTCGGATGCCAGCCAAGGTGAGGAAACGACCTGGGTTTGCTGGATTTGAGAACTAGCAGATGTGTATATGTGAATGAGATGGAATATCTGTACTTCTTCTCTTGCAGGTTTGGACTGACCTTCACCACACAGGGTTCTTACCGTTTGTTGCCAATCCAGTGTCCAGCATGAATCACATGATTAGGTATTCATCATCCCccaaccccttttttttttaattatttgcctAACCTGTTCATAACCTGCCACAAGAACTTTTTGCCAGTGTGAAATCTGTGCATCCGACCTCTCTCACTCACGTCAGAGTCCTGCTATTCATGTAAGAAACCCTCTTGCTCACTTCACAGCGCAGAGGGAATGAACGCTGGGGGTTATGGAAACCTGTTGATGAGCATAGAACAGCCTCAAGGCGAGTACAGTGTTACCATCTCCTTCCTGAACCTGATCACGACTCTTGTCCGGGTGAGTGTTTCTGGAATGCTCTGCGTGTGAAGTACTTGTAGGCTGTTACGATAGGAAAGCGAAATCAGCCTTGTCCGAGATCCTGTGCAACAGGTCTCTGAGTAATCATAGGTTGACCCTCCCTTCTGTGCCACTAGTTGTGCTTTCTCTGTAGTCTGATTCTTTCAAAAAAACATTTGATTCATCCGATCTACAAAAGAGTGGAAGTCTCATGTAAATCCAAGTCCTCATCCTCGATAGTTTTCTTTAGAGACATAAGACATACCTTCCTGCAAATGGTTTCTTGTCCTTTTACCCAGAAGGGGGACAATAACATTTCTGTTTCTCCTAGGGACAACTTGGTAGCACCCAGAGCCAAGGACTTGTCCCTTGCATTGTGTTTGTCCTGAAGGAGATGTTACCAAATTACCACAAATGGCGTTATAACTCTCATGGAGTGAGAGAGAAAATTGGTAAGGATGTTGAgaggggggaagaaggagaaggagggttAAAAAGGATCACCTCTCTTCTCAGAGAAGATGTGtgaatttttacttcttttttatcATACCTTTTGTAGTAGCCATTTGGGATTTGCTTTGTATGTCTACCAGTACAGCTAGATGCTgtgatttctttcaaaatattaagAGCTAGGCAACAGATCTTGAACTGAGCAGTCCATTTCGTCTCTTTCAGGATGCCTTATTCTGCAGCTGATCCATGCCATACTGAATTTATGCCCCGAAATGGATCCTTGCAGCAGGTAAGACAGGTGATGGATTTCAGATCCGCGCTAAGCCTGGCGTACAGTGCAAGGGGTCCCTGttgctatttttttgtttcaatttttgaATGTAAATGACTAGGAATGAACTGGCATGGTTgtgcagtgctggtttctgctctTTTCAGTGTTACTGAGTACAGGAAAGGAAGAAGATTAGGGACCTTGTTTTTTAGAACACCTGGTGAAGAAAAACAGTAAATAGGCTTCCTGGGACCGACTGCCACCCAGTTTCCTATTTGATGTATGCACCATGAAGAAAGTAGAAGGGAGAATAAAGTAGGGGTGAGTGGGGATGTAGAAATTAAGAGGTTACTTTACGGTAGTTTTCTAAGTGTGAGGTGAGAAAATACCGCAAGTGCTCCCAGTGCTGATGTGCTGTGCGTGGTGTCTGGCAGCAATGCCCCCAGCCTGCAGTCCTTGTGCGTCTTCAGCCTGGCCAACACGGAGGCCGGACAAGCTGTCATCAACATCATGAGCATCGGCGTGGACACTATCGATATGGTGATGGCCTCCCAGTCCAGCAGGTGAGCGCTGCTTTTCCTTTCGGTAGTGTGGGGAAAGAAGCAAATCATAATATTTGAAATGGAGCTTTAACTGATTGCATTTAACAGGGGATCAACGTAACAGCTCACCATGACAGCCCAACTTGTGTGTTCTGGGCAAACAAGCTGTGTTTGTTCCAGATCTGTATATCATCTTTGTTGTACACTAAACATTTCATATGCTTGTTTTAATTGTATATTTCTAAATGGCACTTGGAGCATGCCAGTAGGTGTAAATGTGTTCAATTCTTTAACATTTACTAGCGTTTACATTTTTTCATAAAGAATTAACTTGAGCTCATTTATGAGTCTTGAACTCAAGGTTGAATGACTAAATTAGAAGTGAGAGGATTATAGCCAGTGTTAGAAGTTCTGTGTCTTGAGGTATCAGCAGAGTTTAAGTCAAGCTATGCTCATGAATAAATTGTAATAAAGCTTGAACTGTGATTTTGGAAGTGCTAGGGCTGATCAGATGGTTCTCAAGGCAGCTTGAAGTACTCTGGAAGAACTGAAGATGTCTTCAGTGCTGAGCGCCTTAACCTCCCTACGTGGCTCCCTGAAGGCCAGAATGTTTATCCAATGAGGAAAATCTTAGGAAAATACCAGACGTAGAGCCAGTTTTATCTCTTCATCCAGTTTTCACTGTAATTTCTGTGAGATTAGTTCTGTAAATGTTTCTCCTTCTGTCTTAATACATTTTAAATCCTAGTAtggcaaagaggggaaaaagtgaCAGTAGGCTGTCAggctttttcttggttttgtttgatgCTGAGAACTCACGGCCGGGTAGACTTTTTTGGGGATATATGCGGGTTTGTACTTCAGCAGCTATTACATGGTGACATGGCAGTCTGAGTAAAAATGTCGTACAATCCCCAATTGACAGAATATCGAATTTCCTTTTCGAATGTTGTGCAAATGATAAATGTTGGATTTCAACACAGTTACTTACTTTGCTTCCTTTTTGGAAACACAGTGATGAGTCACAAGGCCAAGGTCAGCTGCTGATCCAGACCGTTAAGCTGGCATTCTCGGTTACCAACAATGTCATCCGGTTGAAACCCCCCTCCAGCGTGGTGTCCCCGTTAGAACAGGCGCTCACTCAGCACGGTGTGTATTTCTCTGTGGGGGCAGCCTGGGAAGCTGTGGTTTCTGTTATTTGTAAATAATCAGTGTGTGTCTCATTACAAACAGTAGTAAAGATTTCAGGGTTCCAAGAAGTGGTTTCTAGTGCTGGGAGAAGAGCTGTTCTCCCTCCTCTAAGGGACTCTTCCCCTCTGGGACAGCTTCTTAAGTATTAAGCAAACGTGGCTGCTTGCTTGCTGCTTTGTAATGAGTTGCGTGCAATTACAGAACACAGTAAATCAGCTGCCATTCGTACCTCTGCCTTGTTATTGTGGAAGACTGGCCTAGTTTTCACCTTCTGCTAAGGAAATCATTATTTTGTAAATAGTTACGTCTTattgctcttttcttctctttgattTTAATTGCACTCTCTCCAGGTGCTCACGGAAACAATCTTATTGCGGTCTTGGCCAAATACATCTACCACAAGCATGACCCGGCGCTTCCACGCCTGGCCATCCAGCTACTCAAACGACTGGCTACGGTAAGATGACACTCACACAAACGCTTCTTTGCTTCTCCTCTCATGATTGATTCCATCACTGAAATTCTTTCAAGATAATTACTTCAGGCTTTTTTGTATTAAGGAGCTTAATGCAAGTCAGTTGAAGGCAACGTGGACCGAAAGCTCTAAGCATGTTAAAAATGACATAGAAGACCCTTAGTTTTTTAAGATAATTCTTTGCTGTTGCAGAAGTTTCTCAGCATCTGACAAGAGGTTTCACCTTAGTGTTGTGTTTTCTGCAAAGTGTTTGTACCTCCAgttgatctctttctgcctttTGACTAATTTTCTTAAGTCACACtctaaaatacatttcctacacCACCTTAGCTGGAACTTTTAGATCTTACTGAGAAGAGGATCCTGTTTAAGTTTTTATTGGGAgcttttatctccttttagacttACTCTTTTTCACTACTACACTTCTGAGAATGTGTTGGCAGTTTTATTAAAGCATGTAAGTCCAGCTCTGTGTTTGGTTATTTCAAGAAACATTATTCCAAAACTGGTTTTGTCTTTTCCAGTTTTGTTACAACCCTTGAGAAGTAGGTGAAGGATAGAGTAGAATTGCCAAAGAGGAGAATTTGGATCACTTTGCAGGTTGCTTCTCACTTAATGACAACAACTTGTGTTTGAGTTCCCTCACATCCGTTTGTAGATCCAGTATCAAATATTTTCCAGTTTCAATTTGAAATGCAAATCACCTTTTATATAGAGAAGCAGCATTCTGGAGGGTTTGATTCTTCCTGCTCCTGATGTTTCTTGCGCTTTGCAGGTTGCTCCCATGTCCGTTTACGCCTGCCTCGGTAGCGATGCTGCTGCCATCCGCGACGCCTTCCTCACCCGCCTGCAGAGCAGGATTGAGGACATGCGGATTAAGGTCATGATCCTGGAGTTCCTCACGGTTGCGGTGGAGACACAACCTGGGCTCATTGAGCTGTTCCTGAACTTGGAAGTGAAGGATGGCAGTGACGGATCAAAGGTAGAGCAGCAGAAATTTGCTCAAGGGCTCACTAGTCTTGTATTGCAGCGTTCACAGCGGACTTATGGTACTAGTCTCTAAAATCAGGTAGTTCTTACATGTGACCTGAGGTGCTCAATGGAGAGATAAGTGCAGCTGGTACTTGCAGTTAGTGGATGTGCTGCTGTCCCACTTTCACTTCTCCTTATAACCAAACAAACTTTCCCAATGTTTCCAAGGCAGATACGGAGTTAACATAAGAACATCCACTGGCTCAGACCAGAGATCCCTGTGATCCACTCTTTTCCCTCTGACAGTAGCCAGACAGTGAGAAAGCTGAAGATTTCAGCTTCCAGATGTACAGTGGACACTATCAGTTTTCCAAAATACACCCTCTGGTGCTTTGCAGTGAAGATCTTCTTGTGTTGGGACCTTTTGAAGGCACTTGGTTCTACCAAGTCTTAGCTTAGTTCAGTTTTTATTCacctaaaaatgtatttttttctctcctgtgttaTGACTACATTCCTTGTAGTTATATACAAAACATATGAGAGCATCATGATTTATTTGTCTGTGTATTGTTCAAGTGGAATCAAACACATTCTGCTTTACTAGATGCCTATGTAGTGGTTCTGATGTAGACTCTCTCGTTTCCTTTTGCTTTAGGAATTCAGCTTAGGGGAGTGGAGTTGCCTCCAAGTAGTCTTGGAGCTGATAGACTCCAAACAACAGGAGAGGTACTGGTGCCCTCCCCTCCTGCATCGTGCTGCCATTGCCTTCCTGCACGCGCTGTGGCAGGACCGTCGAGATAGCGCCATGCTGGTTCTGAGGACAAAGTGAGTTGTTGTTTTTCCACGatgcattttccttccttttttcccaaAACACTTTTTCTTTGGTTCATCGGACTTTCCAGGGACATTTGTGTCCTAGTCTTAGTGTGCTCTGCTAAGGGTGTGCAGTGTGTGGGCTTTGAACGTGGTCTGTTGGGAAAGATAATAAGAACAGTGCTTGTTCAGAAGCAAATATGTTTCACTTTGTTACTTTTATACAAAGCTAGATAAGCTTGTATTTACCCAAACATATTTTCTGTGAAATCTGAAACAGTCAAAATGCTGCTAGGCATGTGGTTTGGGGGAGATAACTGATTTTACTTCTGTGTATGTGTTTTAGGCCAAAGTTCTGGGAAAATTTAACCAATCCCCTCTTTGGGACCCTTCCTCCGCCTTCGGAATCATCAGAGGTGAGTTGCATCCAAACAAAATGAAGGTACTTATGTACTTATCAGATAGGGCTTCCAAGTGATGTAGGTGGCTCTTCCTCTGCGTGCAGTTTTCGGAAGTATCATCTATCTGTTTGGAAGTATCTATCTGTTTGAACACAGGTGGGAGATTAAGTAAATGCTTTCTGGCTTTGCAGAGACTGTACAGCCATGAACTGTCTTTCGAAATTCTCTGCTCTTTATTCACATAAGGAACAAAACTGGATGTCACCCAGCATTTGTGGTAACACGTACTCGGGAAGGTACGCTGTCTGTAGGGCAGCCGTACTGTACCTTGGGTGCTGTTTGGCAAaataagcttttaatttttttggcaTAGCTCAGGCTGACCAGTATCATGGAGGAATTGATTAGGTTCTTGTTATTCTTCCTCTCTGTGGGAGTTTTCCCCTGCACTATGAAAGTCCTGTGCTGctcatcagggaatccacggacccacacAGCATCCTCCCCTTATTATCACCAGTCTATGGTCAAATGACATAACTATTGTTACTGTGGGAGAAACAAGTGTCCTGCAAAACCGGAGTATCAGTTACTGCAAGGGTATGGGTAGGGATAGATCAGAATTGAACTCACCCTGCAGAGTTACCTGCTCAGATTTTGCTATTTTTGTGTCTTTATAGCTCAGTGTCTTGGATACCTGTGCCTTAATCATGAAAATCATCTGTTTGGAGCTCTACTATGTTGTCAAGTGAGTCTTTGGTAGTCTTTCATTAATCCTTGTACTTTTTAATTATCTAAACCGTGTCTGTTAAATCTTGATTGTCCTTCAAAGCCTGCGAGGTCTAAGTACATGTAATTTTGTGAAAATGTGGGAGGAACAGTGATTTATAAAGAAATTGCAAACATGCATTTCTTGCAATCACCGATTGCACAAAAAGGTGTTACCGTCTCTGCAGCCCGTAGATGACAATGTTAGTATTTTCCATGTATCCTGGAATGAGGATATACagtatttattaaaacaaaatgtgAACTAAGCGAAGTACACCTACTCTAATGACTGCTGAATAACATATTAGTAGGTTTCTCCCActcattttgttttcctgaacATAACTGCCGCTTAATGTGTTGAAAAGTCAGGATTAACTAAAATCTCCGgttaaatgaaaaggaaattgtaGATTTTCTTCAGGAATCATGTTTTTCCTTCACATTTGATGCAAAAAGTGGGATTCCCTGCACAGATCTAATACGTGGAATAACCTTCACTTGCAAGCTGTGTCCTTGGCTTTCCTACCTGAATCTCAGAAGTATGTTTTCTGACCAAAGAATAAATGAAGATAACTTCTCCTCTTGCTTTGGTCAGGGGCTCACTGGATCAGTCCCTGAAAGACACGCTGAAGAATTTCTCCACCAAGAAGCGCTTTGCCTACTGGTCGGAATACGTGAAGTTATTGGCGTATCATGTGGCAGAGACCGAGGGGAGCAGCTGCGCCTCCGTCACCGAGTATCAAATGCTCATCTCAGCCTGGCGGATGCTGCTGATAATCTCCACGAGCCATGTAAGAGCTGCCTCTCGTCTTTCGTGTTAATCTGAAATTAACATTTTGAATAATTCAGTGTCAGCTTCTCAGGGCCAGCTGAGCCATAATGAAGAATTCACcgttttttctttcaattttgctGTATATAAGTTCACAACACCAGTTGGCATGAGCATGGTACAAGAGGTTAGAGTGGTGGCATTTTGCTGTTTGATCAAAATGAGCACATTGTCTGTCTgagcagaggagggagagagTAAAACAATTTTTATAGCAATTTTAAGTAATTCTGGAATCCTGAAGAGGTTTTGCCGAGTCAAGTGAGGCAGGGATGCACCATTAGGGAAACGAGTCATTGCCAACTTTTTGTCAACTGTTAGTGTAATACTTCAGGGATTTCTATAAACCTGCATCGCTCAGCGGCTATAAAAGTTAGTGAATTCTTAAAGTAACAAAGCAGTGGGCTGATGTTAGACTGTTAGGAACGTGCATTTTTTGTTGTGCTTGACTGATCTCTGTCTTTATGGatcttaggcagaaataatgcATCTGACTGATTCTGCAGTTCATCAGCAGTTGTTTCTGGATGTGCTAAACGGGACCAAGGTTTTGGTAGGTGCTGTTTCTAGTTCTATTTCTGTAGCTCCTTGTCGTAATAGGTTTTTTAGATGCTGTGAAATTCTTAAGTGTTCCTACATGTAACTATTGCAACTCTAACTCTTGCAGTATTTCTTTTTAGCTTCTAGTTCCCATGTCAGTGTCCTGTCTGCAGCTGGGCTCTATGCTGTGCACCCTCCTTCTCATCCTACTCAAACAGTGGAAGAGGTAGGTATTTTATTTGGATAATTACTAGTCACTGCTAAACAGAAAAACTTGGGAGGTTATGTTTAAGTGATTTGCTCTAGAGAGATTCCCTTAGTGATCTGGGGAGGAAACCGAAACCTTATCACAAAATTCTCTTTTGGGAGGGCAAATGTCTGTAGGCTGTTGCTGAAATCTCTTGTAGTAATACATTTATGGTTTGGCTTCCTGCTTGCTTGTGGAAAGTGTATCAAAAAAGCTTTTTTGATAGTCAGTCCTGCATTTTCACTGCGCTGTGTCTGGAGTGAGATGCAGGTGGTGACTTAAACTTTACTTAAAACAACTGCTTTTATTTGTGTGGATCATATGACTTATGATCCACACAGCTCAGTCAAGCCAATATATTTACTGAGGGATCTTGTCTAATCTGAAGAGCTCTCCCTTTTTGTTGTCAGCGAGTTGGGTTCTGTGGATAAAATCATAAACTCCTTGACGCAGATTCTGGAGGGAGTGCTACAGGCAGATCAGCAGATGATGGAGAAAACCAAAGCCAAAGTGTTCTCAGCTCTTATCACTGTGCTGCAAATGAAGGAGATGAAAGGTGAGGTGGTGCGTGTACGAGTGTCAAGAGCAGGGCTACCAGGGCTGAATATTCCCTAACATTCTAAAGATAAAAATGCTTTTGGTGTCAGTAGTAGTACAGGATGCTGAATATAGTCACCAGCCTCTGGGGCTTCTCTgctttttttaacctcttttagCTAGTTTTAGAAAAACATGAGGTTCGTCATTCACAGTGTGTCTGTGTCTTCCCTTCTTGTCTTTCCTCAGCAACAACCTCTGTGTTTGAAGAGTTTGACAGAGACAAGACGGGGTTCCCGTGTGTTTTTGAAAATAGCTCAGCAGGTGTGGGAGGGACACCCTGGTGACACCATCTCACAGTCACACTAGAGCTTGGATTCTGACATGAATTTCTGGTTAGAGATAAAAAAAGACCCAAACACAAGCAAGTTGTCTGAGGGGGCATTTTGTTATAAAACAGAGAAACTAGTCTGGTCGTTACTGCTGGCACTCGTGGGGCATCTTACAGTGCAGTGGCACTTGGAGTGGAATCTGGGCATGATTTCTCTGTACAACACACACAAAGGCAACCGTGGTGTTGCGACATGTATCGGTTTACCTTTCCATGTCCTTCTGCCACTGCCTGGGCCCTGTGAACCTctgtattttagaaaataaatagaaagtaGAGGGTTGGgttgtttttaaatgcttttctttgcTGTTCAGTTTGAGTTTGCAGTCATGCTGGCACAAGGTGCTGTGATTTATCATCATGGTTTTGATAAGAATGTAGTATTTATAGGGACTCACGAACATAGACTGCACTCAGTCTGCATGGGCCAGTCCCAGCAGTCTGGAGAACTGGGTGGGAAATTCTGTAGTGAGCAATTATGGAATAATCTGTCCATAGTAGTGCTTGATTTGTGCCTTGAAATGTCATGAGTTTATGTGACTTCTTGGTAAAACCACTTATTTTTGTTATCCAGATGACCATCTAATCCCTTATTACACCCTCCTAGACTTAATCATGTCACTTAGTCACAGTTCCCCACATTCTGTTTTGtaggtttttaaatgaaaacagaataaatactAACTCCAAGAAACGTGGCCCAGTGACGTTATCGGTTAAACTGGACACCTCAGTACACGGGTCATGTATTAATGTTTTGTTCTGTGTGTGCCACAGTGAACGAGATCCCCCAGTACTCCCAGCTGGTGCTGAGCGTGTGTGAAACACTCCAGGACGAGGTCATTGCGCTTTTTGATCAGACACGACACAGCCTGACCCTGGGAGATGCTACAGATGACAAGGACAGCATGGAGACAGATGATGCCTCCCGAGTGAAACACAAAGACCAGCGAGATGGGGTGAGGGACCTGTTTGTCTGCCTTGTTTTTCTCTCTAGTCAAAGGTTCCATGTATGTTTGGAACAACTTCCACTTGCAGCCTGTTGCCTTCAAAAGAAGTTTCAGCAGTTTCTATTCCAGAATTACTCCTTGTTGCTTGGCACACATCAATCTGGGAAATTGGCCATTGCTGCCTGTCTCACAGATCTGTCCTAAAAAATGTTGTCACAATTGCTAATACAGCCAGGAAGCGTGCAGAGAGTAATGTGAAGCATACCAGGTGCCTTAATTTATGATTCTGAGAATGATTGAACTTTAGGTTGTGTTAGTAAATGCCTTCAGGATTTTCTTGGTACCTGTGTCAAGCCTCCACCTTGTCCTCTTGTCCCTACAGGTGTGTGTTCTGGGTCTGCATCTGGCCAAAGAGCTCTGTGAAGTTGATGAAGATGGAGACTACTGGCTACAGGTGACCAGGAAAGTCCCTGTGCTTCCCACTATCTTTGCCGCACTGGAGATCAGCCTGAGAGTTAAACAAAACCTTCACTTCACAGAGGCCTCATTACATTTACTGCTGACCTTAGCGAGGACTCAACAGGTGAGAGATGCAGAGAAATGAGAGCATATAGCTATACATTTTTAATAGGAACCGTCTATCTTATTATTCTGCCTGTGATGCAGCTGAACAATGATCTGTAGATAAAGGATTGTTGTTTAAAGACTTGCGAGCCGCAGGTCCTGTGCGTACGCCTGcttatttttccttgttcttcTCGATAATGGGATGTCTTGGATGGAAGAGCTGAGCCAAACCTGTAATTTAGAGCAGGCACTTTCACTGAATGTATTCTGCAATGCAAATTATCCCCTCCTAGTTAAAACAGCATTTAAGTGTCAGAACCTGCTTTTTCATTAGTTGCAATAAAGCATTATTTATCTATTAGAAATTCAACTTGTGTGGGGCTTTAGATGAAAGCAGGGTTGTTCCAAAGCCAGCCCTTTTCAAAGGTTATGTATGTACCAAACCAGGTGATAATCGAAATGGATTTCATAGCACAGTTATGCAGGTTAGATTTTACTGGAAGAACAGTGTTGCTTTTCTTGCTATTAATTTTTTAACAACATAGACATGTGTGTGGATGGAAGTTCTCTAAAAGGGTGGTGACAGTGCAAAGGACAGAAATATCTAATGCAAAATCAGTCTCTTTAGTCTCAGAGAGGAGAGAGACGTGCTGATTTTAACAGTGGCTCGTTCTGTGTCTTACAGGGAGCAGCAGCCGTGGCTGGAGCTGGTGTCACAGAGAGTGTCTGCCTGCCCCTCTTGAGCGTGTACCAGCTCAGCACTAACGGAGCCATCCAGGTGGGTGCTGCATCCTTTTAGGTGGGAACACGCCAGGAGCACGTGCCATGTCCTGCCCTGGGGCTGTGGTTGAGCAGAGCCCTCCCATCTGGGGGGACAGCAGCCACCCCTGGGGACTGGAGACTTCCCACGCGGGGTGGAGGGTTTGTGGCCTGCGCCACACTGGGCAGCAGCGTCCATAGGTAATTTATTTTTGTATCTGATTTGTTCAGACATCCGCTTCATCTCGGAAGTCGTTGGATGCCCCCTCTTGGCCCGGGGTCTATCGGCTCTCCATGTCGCTGATGGAACGCCTTCTTAAAACGCTCAGATACAACTTCCTGACTGAAGCATTGGACTTTGTCGGTGTCCATCAAGAGAGGATTCTTCAGGTGTGTCACGTTCCTTGGCTTCTGTGTTGCAACAGGAGTGGAAACATGTCAGCAAGTGCAGAAACATTGAAAAGAGGCTCCTACTTCAGAAAGATTTACATTAGAAATAATTCCCTTgtggagaaaggaggaaagaatatTCAAGCTGTGCAGTGCGGCAGGGATAACTGTTACGATACTTGTTAGAGCTGGGCAGCCACCGTCTGTTCATCCTGTTCACTCTTGGGGTTATAACTTTGCTACAGATGTTTGATGTGCCTGCTtaacccagcagcagaagtgaGTTTGATGGGAACCCACTTTGTAGTTGTTTGCTCAGGAAATAAAAGTAAGAGAGCTGTCTTGGAGGTGGCTTTGGCTCAGCCTTGCTCCAGTAATGACAGTGCTGTGGTCAGGGTGCAGTCCCCACTCGGGTCAGCAAGCTCTCGTGTCCTGCAGTACTGAAATACCTGCACTGTGTGTCAGTTCGGATGGGCTGAAGAGTCCCGTTGGCACACAGGTGCTGAACTCTGTCTGTAGCGTGTTCCCTGGACAAACAGCTGCCTTCTGTACGGCAGCACAGCTCATGAAGTGCATCGACCTCTGACTAAGAATAAAAAGTTGTTTGGGTCTGACCCatgagctgtgcagccaccttcATCAATGCATTTTCAGTCCCTAAGGGCAGGTCCTCTGCAACTTCAGCTTTTTCTTCTAGAGGAGGGAGTGGGATTTCAGTGATTTAACAGCTATTGCcctgattttcttctttctccagtgCCTGAACGCAGTACGGACAGTACAGAGCTTGGCCTGTCTGGAAGAGGCCGATCACACTGTTGGCTTCATTCTTCAGCTCTCAAATTTCACCAAGGAGTGGCATTTCCACCTGCCACAGCT from the Patagioenas fasciata isolate bPatFas1 chromosome 20, bPatFas1.hap1, whole genome shotgun sequence genome contains:
- the NUP188 gene encoding nucleoporin NUP188, which encodes MAAGGLCARSSRELWTILLGRSALREPAQIATELNKHWQRLLEGLSYYKPPSTSSAEKIKADKDVAAPLKELGLRVSKFLGLDEEQSVQLLQCYLQEDYRGTRDSLKTVLQDERQSQALMLKLADYYYEERICILRCVLHLLTYFQDERHPYTAQYFQCVEKLDKELVPNYRKQFEELYKAEAPTWETHGNLMTERQVSRWFVQCLREQSMLLEVIFLYYAYFEMAPEELLAFAKMFKEQGFGTRQTNRHLVDESMDHLVDRIGYFSALILVEGMEIDSLHERALDDRTGEHKLANTERIHQEMDNQLLQLGDVSHHAPVLLAWALLRHTVNPEESANIIRRMGSTAIQLNVFQYLTKLLRSLSSGGKNCTASTACMCIYGLLSFVLTSLELHTLGNQQDIIDAACEVLAASSIPQLFWKTEPTAGLGIILDSVCGMFPHLLTPLLQLLQALVSDKSTAKKVYSFLDKMSFYIELYKHKPPDVISHEDGTLWRRQAAKLLYPLALGQTNLRIPQGTVGQVMLDDRAYLVRWEYSYSSWTLFTCEIEMLLQVVSTADVIQHCQRVKPIIDLVHKVISTDVSIADCLLPITSRIYMLLQRLTTVISPPVDVIASCVNCLTVLAARMPAKVWTDLHHTGFLPFVANPVSSMNHMISAEGMNAGGYGNLLMSIEQPQGEYSVTISFLNLITTLVRGQLGSTQSQGLVPCIVFVLKEMLPNYHKWRYNSHGVREKIGCLILQLIHAILNLCPEMDPCSSNAPSLQSLCVFSLANTEAGQAVINIMSIGVDTIDMVMASQSSSDESQGQGQLLIQTVKLAFSVTNNVIRLKPPSSVVSPLEQALTQHGAHGNNLIAVLAKYIYHKHDPALPRLAIQLLKRLATVAPMSVYACLGSDAAAIRDAFLTRLQSRIEDMRIKVMILEFLTVAVETQPGLIELFLNLEVKDGSDGSKEFSLGEWSCLQVVLELIDSKQQERYWCPPLLHRAAIAFLHALWQDRRDSAMLVLRTKPKFWENLTNPLFGTLPPPSESSELSVLDTCALIMKIICLELYYVVKGSLDQSLKDTLKNFSTKKRFAYWSEYVKLLAYHVAETEGSSCASVTEYQMLISAWRMLLIISTSHAEIMHLTDSAVHQQLFLDVLNGTKVLLLVPMSVSCLQLGSMLCTLLLILLKQWKSELGSVDKIINSLTQILEGVLQADQQMMEKTKAKVFSALITVLQMKEMKVNEIPQYSQLVLSVCETLQDEVIALFDQTRHSLTLGDATDDKDSMETDDASRVKHKDQRDGVCVLGLHLAKELCEVDEDGDYWLQVTRKVPVLPTIFAALEISLRVKQNLHFTEASLHLLLTLARTQQGAAAVAGAGVTESVCLPLLSVYQLSTNGAIQTSASSRKSLDAPSWPGVYRLSMSLMERLLKTLRYNFLTEALDFVGVHQERILQCLNAVRTVQSLACLEEADHTVGFILQLSNFTKEWHFHLPQLMRDMQVNLCYLCQACTSLLHSRKMLQHYLQTKNGDSLPSSVTPRVQRNPQASSKHPGPESEAAEQKALLTVQYSLLKILSKSLAALRHFTPDVCQILLDQSLDLAEYNLLFVLSFTTPAFDSDVAPSFGTLLATVNVALNMLGELDKKKEPFPQAAGLNMQEGTKTLKSLLMFTMENCFYLLISQAVRYLRDPAVHPRDKQRMKQELSSELSTLLSSLSRYFRRGGPSSPASGVLPSPQGKSASKLGPEGQEPLFQLVQAFVRHVQR